A single Bacillus sp. HMF5848 DNA region contains:
- a CDS encoding DUF6884 domain-containing protein: MKKLCIIPCGRKKIWDIDPTIEATKAHKAYVGTFHSYCQAYARLFFDDNWVVLSAKHGFLLKDDIVPGSYDVSFSMKNHPEVITNDQLRKQIIEKNLNDYDHYVVLAGKKYRRIVEGLFPRGDISYPLAQYKGLGYMLRALRLAIDEKKELVDSKC; the protein is encoded by the coding sequence TTGAAAAAGTTATGTATTATTCCGTGTGGCCGCAAGAAGATATGGGATATAGATCCTACAATAGAGGCAACGAAAGCTCATAAAGCATATGTGGGGACATTTCATTCTTACTGCCAAGCATATGCACGTCTATTTTTTGATGATAACTGGGTGGTTTTATCTGCTAAGCATGGCTTTTTATTAAAAGATGATATTGTGCCAGGTTCATATGATGTTTCTTTTAGCATGAAGAATCACCCAGAAGTCATCACAAATGACCAATTACGCAAGCAAATTATTGAGAAGAATTTGAATGACTACGATCACTATGTTGTGTTAGCCGGGAAAAAGTATAGACGTATTGTCGAGGGGTTATTTCCGAGGGGAGATATATCGTATCCCCTTGCACAATATAAAGGATTGGGTTACATGCTTCGTGCCTTGCGTTTAGCAATTGATGAGAAAAAAGAGTTAGTCGATTCTAAATGTTAG
- a CDS encoding UvrD-helicase domain-containing protein produces the protein MKRNRFFNKPFGVSGCDIPSAHFANLETTSLLVQQTDEDSRYFRMLEKEGIRLNKEQIIAVRHVEGPFLTLAGAGTGKTTVLVCRAGYLLTEKSVLPEQLLLVTFTKKAADEIKERIGNLPNVSKRTASLIQASTFHSFFLFVLRKKGYTQDILSNDRHKHIILKKILREKGLSDDYQPEVLLSLLSHYKMNMLNIDNLPDKSKQEKEIKEILHTYEKWKLAENKMDFDDILVLSYDLLNHDQLLLEALQQRFQYVMVDEFQDTNTLQYELIQLLIEKHQNFFVVGDDDQTIYTFNGANQNIILNFEKQHHDAKRIALTTNYRSSNSIVGLGNEIIRHNKKRLVKTLCAVKMSSFAPQYISLSTTDEEASVVVETIKEKVLSGKYRYADIAILHRAASNSRAVFEQLAVEKVPFIHYGLGEQIFYEHWAIRPIIDHLRLSLVPRDFDAITGVLPTLYINKEKGIQFIRMRENEQRKKYPLIHLKHLSDLRDFQKKALEERIRFIKDLQNKTPLDAIKLIRSSFYDKYIETDEKHQATIHKETLREMLDELESSSKRFDTIDGFLTFILDMITLRDEMKQSSTLNAVSLMTIHRSKGLEFPVVFIIGASEKMLPHSSSLDCGKLDSVADSNSLEEERRLAYVAVTRAKDELYISSPNYYRGEKVSVSRFFKEAFQGVKDSQEIKSELTDVFAWVCTSNTCHAWVRINKFDNKEKSKICPLCEQDMIQGTKKI, from the coding sequence AAACCTAGAAACTACCTCTTTATTAGTTCAGCAAACTGATGAAGATAGTAGGTACTTTCGTATGCTTGAAAAAGAGGGTATACGATTAAACAAGGAACAAATTATTGCAGTGCGTCATGTAGAAGGTCCTTTCTTAACACTGGCTGGTGCAGGAACTGGAAAAACTACGGTTCTTGTATGCCGTGCAGGCTATTTACTTACGGAGAAATCAGTATTACCTGAGCAGCTTCTGTTAGTGACGTTTACAAAAAAAGCAGCGGATGAAATTAAGGAGAGAATCGGTAATTTACCTAATGTGTCTAAGCGGACAGCATCTTTAATTCAAGCTAGTACATTTCATTCGTTTTTTTTATTCGTTTTACGTAAAAAAGGGTATACGCAAGATATATTGAGTAACGATAGACATAAACATATTATCTTAAAGAAAATTTTAAGAGAAAAAGGACTAAGTGATGATTATCAGCCCGAAGTACTGTTATCACTTTTGTCGCATTATAAAATGAACATGTTGAATATTGATAATTTACCAGATAAATCAAAACAAGAGAAGGAAATAAAAGAGATACTACACACCTACGAAAAATGGAAATTAGCAGAAAATAAAATGGATTTTGATGATATTTTAGTATTATCCTATGATTTATTGAACCATGATCAATTATTATTAGAGGCTTTGCAGCAAAGGTTTCAATATGTAATGGTGGATGAGTTTCAAGATACGAATACACTTCAATACGAACTTATACAACTACTCATAGAGAAACATCAGAATTTCTTTGTTGTTGGGGATGATGATCAAACAATCTACACGTTTAATGGGGCAAATCAGAACATTATATTAAACTTTGAAAAACAGCATCATGATGCGAAACGTATTGCCTTAACAACTAACTATCGTTCATCAAATAGTATAGTGGGACTCGGTAATGAAATAATTCGTCATAATAAAAAGCGTTTAGTGAAAACTTTGTGTGCTGTAAAAATGAGCTCTTTCGCACCGCAGTATATTTCGCTTTCGACTACTGACGAGGAAGCAAGTGTCGTTGTAGAAACGATTAAAGAGAAGGTATTAAGTGGCAAGTATCGTTATGCAGACATCGCTATTCTCCATCGAGCGGCTAGTAACAGTCGAGCAGTTTTTGAACAGCTAGCAGTGGAGAAGGTTCCTTTTATTCATTACGGGCTTGGGGAGCAAATATTTTATGAGCATTGGGCTATAAGGCCAATAATAGACCATCTAAGACTATCTCTTGTGCCTAGAGATTTTGATGCTATAACCGGTGTACTTCCTACATTGTATATAAATAAGGAAAAAGGTATACAATTTATCAGAATGCGTGAAAATGAGCAAAGGAAGAAATACCCGTTGATCCATTTAAAACATTTAAGCGATTTGCGAGATTTTCAGAAAAAAGCTCTAGAAGAACGTATTCGATTCATTAAAGATTTACAAAATAAAACGCCGCTTGATGCCATTAAATTAATTCGCAGTAGCTTTTATGATAAATATATAGAAACAGATGAGAAGCACCAAGCAACAATTCATAAAGAAACGTTAAGAGAAATGTTAGATGAGCTTGAATCCTCATCTAAAAGATTTGATACTATTGATGGATTTTTAACATTCATACTCGACATGATTACTCTGCGCGATGAAATGAAGCAATCCTCTACGTTAAATGCCGTTTCTTTGATGACAATACATCGTTCTAAAGGATTAGAATTTCCCGTTGTTTTTATAATTGGAGCATCAGAAAAAATGCTGCCACATAGTTCGTCCCTGGATTGTGGTAAATTAGATAGTGTAGCGGATTCAAATTCACTTGAAGAAGAACGGCGTCTCGCATATGTTGCGGTTACAAGAGCTAAGGACGAGCTTTATATTAGTTCACCGAATTATTATCGAGGTGAGAAGGTCTCGGTCTCCCGTTTTTTTAAAGAAGCATTTCAAGGTGTAAAAGATAGTCAAGAGATAAAGAGTGAATTAACTGATGTATTCGCTTGGGTTTGTACAAGTAACACATGTCATGCATGGGTTCGAATAAACAAATTCGATAATAAGGAAAAAAGCAAAATATGTCCCTTATGTGAACAGGATATGATACAAGGTACTAAAAAAATCTAG
- a CDS encoding GyrI-like domain-containing protein has translation MELLNNMMASIDYLEKHLEDRLDIEQAAKEAYMSKFHYQRMFHMLTGITVAEYVRKRKLTLAAQELIVSKTKIIDLALKYGYETPESFSKAFRKLHGVSPSEARNHNTPLKAIPRLSFQIQIKGEEDMNYRIVEKDAFEVIGKTMRVSTVNGENFKRIPEFWQTCNSDGASEGLMQDASDLGMLGICMEFEMEQESFTYMIAVEKNNGLHSDNFVVKKIPSATWAVFEVIGPMPHAIQAVWKRIYGEWFPSTNYEHANAPEIEVYPSGDPTSENYKTEIWIPVVKK, from the coding sequence TTGGAGCTACTTAATAACATGATGGCTAGTATTGATTATCTTGAGAAACACTTAGAGGATCGACTCGATATTGAACAAGCTGCAAAAGAAGCTTACATGTCTAAGTTTCATTATCAGAGAATGTTTCATATGTTAACCGGAATCACTGTCGCAGAATATGTACGTAAACGAAAACTAACCTTGGCAGCGCAAGAGTTAATTGTATCTAAAACAAAGATTATTGATCTAGCACTCAAATACGGCTATGAAACTCCTGAATCTTTTTCTAAAGCCTTCCGTAAACTGCATGGTGTCAGCCCAAGTGAAGCTAGAAATCATAATACGCCATTAAAAGCAATTCCTCGGCTCTCTTTTCAAATACAAATTAAGGGTGAGGAAGATATGAATTACCGAATTGTCGAGAAGGATGCATTTGAAGTAATAGGGAAAACAATGAGAGTATCAACTGTGAATGGGGAGAATTTTAAGAGAATTCCTGAATTCTGGCAGACTTGTAATAGTGATGGTGCGTCAGAAGGTCTAATGCAAGACGCAAGTGATCTTGGTATGCTTGGTATTTGTATGGAGTTTGAAATGGAGCAGGAGTCTTTTACTTACATGATAGCCGTTGAAAAAAATAATGGCCTTCATAGTGATAACTTTGTTGTAAAAAAAATACCTTCAGCAACATGGGCTGTATTTGAAGTAATCGGGCCAATGCCACATGCTATTCAGGCTGTATGGAAAAGAATTTATGGAGAATGGTTCCCATCTACTAACTATGAGCATGCAAATGCTCCGGAAATAGAAGTGTATCCAAGTGGTGACCCAACAAGCGAAAATTATAAAACTGAGATATGGATCCCAGTTGTAAAAAAATAA
- a CDS encoding DeoR/GlpR family DNA-binding transcription regulator, with the protein MFIEERKTKIVEYVTKQNRASVQELCDVLEVSESTVRRDLKELEEAGLIRRTHGGAIPAEGVNFEPSYIEKEDQFTLEKIAIAKQAAKLIKPGDIILLDSGTTTYHMANELKGLSDITVVTNSLVIGEKLQSYRNIEVIILGGHLRPVSLALVGPLTDEALSSIYVDKAFIAANSIDIEAGVTTPNLQEATTKKNMIRSAKQNILLADSSKFGKTTFSRFAAISDVDVCITDENIQVEIKDNLEKVGVDVIVVPTLKE; encoded by the coding sequence GTGTTTATAGAGGAGCGAAAGACCAAGATAGTTGAGTATGTTACGAAGCAAAATAGAGCTTCAGTCCAAGAACTGTGTGATGTGTTGGAAGTTTCAGAGTCTACTGTTCGTCGAGACTTAAAGGAGCTTGAAGAAGCCGGATTAATTCGTCGGACACACGGTGGTGCTATTCCAGCAGAGGGTGTTAATTTTGAACCTTCATATATAGAAAAAGAAGACCAGTTTACACTTGAGAAAATAGCAATTGCTAAGCAAGCAGCCAAGCTTATTAAGCCAGGTGATATTATATTATTGGACTCTGGTACGACAACGTATCATATGGCAAATGAGTTAAAAGGGTTGTCAGATATTACAGTTGTAACAAACTCCTTAGTAATTGGAGAAAAGCTACAGAGTTACAGAAATATAGAAGTTATCATCTTAGGAGGACATTTACGACCAGTTTCGCTTGCTCTTGTAGGACCTCTGACTGATGAAGCACTATCTTCAATCTATGTAGATAAAGCTTTTATAGCAGCCAATAGTATTGACATTGAAGCTGGCGTGACGACTCCTAACCTACAAGAAGCAACAACGAAAAAAAATATGATACGTTCTGCGAAGCAAAATATATTGCTTGCAGACTCAAGTAAGTTTGGGAAAACAACTTTTAGTCGGTTTGCTGCCATTTCTGATGTTGACGTTTGTATAACAGACGAGAATATTCAAGTTGAAATAAAGGATAATCTTGAAAAGGTAGGGGTTGACGTTATTGTAGTACCGACATTGAAGGAGTGA
- a CDS encoding sensor histidine kinase KdpD, which produces MKHNISMKWKINGQLMFALIITIIFSFICFVLLYSFLVYKNFNDNKLSETASEFVLSFDENILWNGTNISLENEAFQELNRRGLWLQVLDEYGSELFSTHKPTQAPSHYTPGQLLFTHKYSDVIKGYTIYGGISKREEREFTYIIGFPSSEVSKYVISYNPNTFVGDILRLAVTTLTIVIVTFSLIGYFLSVRLTKPVLKIIEAIKELSKGKYVKSLPDKGLYNDVYDSLENLSNALQANELEREKLDRLREEWIANISHDLKTPLSSVKGYAELLTDGTYIQTNEEKEKYANVIQIKAQYMEQLIEDLKLTYQLKSATVPIKKAQEDFVGVVRETVIQILNDPDFSDANLQLHSENKQIVMFCNKGLIERAIMNLVLNAIVHNPKDTLVTIHISEKNRCIVAEINDNGQGISEEEINKLFERYYRGTNTRVKGTGLGMAIAKQVVEAHNGEISVTSKLQEGTTVTITIPRSV; this is translated from the coding sequence ATGAAGCATAATATATCGATGAAATGGAAAATTAATGGACAACTCATGTTCGCTCTCATCATAACTATTATATTTTCGTTTATTTGTTTTGTTTTACTTTACTCGTTTTTAGTGTATAAAAATTTTAATGACAACAAACTATCCGAAACAGCATCGGAATTTGTGTTAAGTTTTGATGAAAACATTTTATGGAATGGTACAAATATCTCTCTAGAGAACGAAGCTTTTCAAGAGCTTAATAGGCGTGGACTTTGGTTACAAGTCCTTGATGAGTATGGGTCAGAGCTTTTCAGTACACATAAACCCACACAAGCTCCGTCACATTACACGCCTGGGCAACTCCTGTTCACGCATAAGTATTCAGATGTTATTAAAGGCTACACCATTTATGGGGGGATTTCAAAGCGGGAAGAAAGAGAGTTTACCTATATAATAGGATTTCCTTCTTCTGAGGTTTCAAAGTATGTAATAAGTTATAATCCAAACACGTTTGTCGGAGATATTTTACGTTTAGCGGTTACAACCTTAACTATTGTTATTGTAACATTTAGTCTTATTGGTTACTTTTTAAGCGTTCGTTTAACAAAGCCGGTTTTGAAAATAATTGAGGCTATTAAAGAATTATCTAAAGGCAAGTATGTTAAGAGCTTACCTGATAAAGGTTTATATAACGATGTGTATGACAGTCTTGAAAATCTATCGAATGCTCTTCAAGCGAATGAGTTGGAACGAGAAAAACTTGATCGATTACGAGAGGAGTGGATAGCTAATATTTCACATGATTTAAAAACACCACTTTCATCTGTAAAAGGCTATGCAGAACTTCTTACAGACGGAACATATATACAAACAAATGAAGAAAAGGAAAAATATGCAAATGTCATTCAAATAAAAGCACAATATATGGAGCAACTTATTGAAGACTTAAAATTAACATATCAGCTTAAGTCTGCTACAGTACCTATAAAAAAGGCGCAGGAGGATTTTGTAGGTGTTGTAAGAGAAACAGTTATCCAGATATTAAATGACCCAGATTTCTCAGATGCAAATCTACAACTGCATTCAGAAAACAAGCAAATCGTGATGTTTTGTAATAAAGGTTTAATAGAACGTGCTATTATGAATCTCGTTTTAAATGCTATTGTTCATAATCCAAAAGATACTTTAGTAACTATCCACATATCTGAAAAAAATCGTTGTATTGTCGCTGAAATTAATGATAACGGTCAAGGTATTTCAGAAGAGGAGATTAATAAGTTATTTGAGAGATACTACCGTGGTACAAATACTCGAGTAAAAGGCACGGGTCTTGGTATGGCGATAGCTAAGCAAGTTGTTGAAGCGCATAATGGGGAGATCTCAGTAACTAGCAAACTTCAGGAGGGAACAACAGTAACTATCACGATCCCTAGGTCTGTATAA
- a CDS encoding ABC transporter permease — protein sequence MKLIIHEIKKIKRSAILGIATFLPLIAVLQGAVERYSREGLSQWDSMFINGMILYSWLIFPILITVVMAMLTRLEHANNGWKQILALPISRGNLFLTKAFIGAIVILYSIVILMLGFIMVALIKDISIPYQLIATRMLLIYVSALPIMTILFYVGFTFSHVGVPLAIGAGLALPSMIVANSETYWIMFPWTYPIITSLSSMFSEMVANLPLMYTISTIGSAVVLLAGYVQFRSKDIV from the coding sequence ATGAAGCTTATAATACATGAGATTAAAAAGATTAAACGATCAGCTATTTTAGGAATTGCCACATTTTTACCTTTAATAGCAGTTTTGCAAGGAGCTGTTGAGAGGTATTCTAGGGAAGGATTATCACAATGGGATAGTATGTTCATAAATGGTATGATATTATATTCTTGGTTAATTTTCCCTATACTGATTACAGTAGTAATGGCTATGTTAACTAGGTTAGAGCATGCTAATAATGGGTGGAAGCAAATACTAGCACTCCCTATTTCAAGAGGGAATTTATTTTTAACAAAGGCTTTTATCGGAGCAATAGTAATTTTATATAGTATCGTTATTCTTATGCTAGGATTTATAATGGTTGCCTTGATTAAGGACATTTCCATCCCTTATCAGCTAATTGCCACAAGGATGTTGCTTATCTATGTTTCTGCTCTTCCTATTATGACAATATTATTTTATGTTGGTTTTACTTTTTCGCATGTCGGTGTGCCACTAGCGATTGGAGCGGGGTTAGCGCTACCATCTATGATTGTAGCAAACTCTGAAACCTATTGGATTATGTTTCCGTGGACGTATCCAATTATTACTTCCTTATCAAGTATGTTTTCGGAAATGGTAGCGAATTTGCCACTCATGTATACGATTAGTACGATTGGGTCAGCAGTCGTTCTTTTAGCTGGCTATGTTCAGTTTAGGAGCAAAGATATAGTGTAG
- a CDS encoding ABC transporter ATP-binding protein, whose product MASYLIETTDLRKNFRSFQAVKGINLKVKENDIYGFLGPNGAGKSTTIRMLLGLIKPTAGSIEIFGEPLQKNRLKILRQVGSLVESPSYYGHLTAYENLDLTRHILSVSKVNVEHVLKVVGLEQAKHKLVKKFSLGMKQRLGIAQALLGNPQLLILDEPTNGLDPAGIHEIRALIKRLPMEMGVTVLISSHILSEIELIASHVGIIHQGQLIYQDSLERLRQRSKALVRIQTNNDAKAMALLSEQQLAVTCEDNFLSIHNKHVKPAEINKMLITSGFEVNHVSFFEQSLEDIFLNMTSEVI is encoded by the coding sequence ATGGCATCATATTTAATTGAAACAACAGATTTAAGAAAAAATTTTAGATCATTTCAAGCTGTTAAAGGTATTAACTTAAAAGTTAAAGAAAATGATATTTACGGCTTTCTTGGTCCGAATGGAGCAGGGAAGTCTACAACTATTCGGATGCTTTTGGGACTGATAAAACCAACCGCGGGATCCATTGAAATATTTGGAGAACCGCTTCAAAAGAATCGATTAAAGATATTGCGACAAGTTGGTTCATTAGTTGAGTCACCTTCTTATTATGGCCATTTGACGGCTTATGAAAATTTAGACTTAACGCGCCACATTTTAAGTGTTTCAAAAGTAAATGTAGAACATGTTTTGAAAGTGGTTGGACTTGAACAAGCGAAGCATAAGCTAGTAAAAAAATTTTCACTTGGTATGAAACAGCGATTAGGGATTGCGCAGGCACTTTTAGGCAATCCTCAGTTACTTATTTTAGATGAGCCAACAAATGGACTCGATCCAGCCGGCATTCATGAGATACGTGCTCTTATAAAACGATTGCCAATGGAAATGGGTGTTACAGTATTAATCTCTAGTCACATACTAAGTGAAATTGAGTTAATTGCCAGTCATGTAGGAATTATTCATCAAGGACAGTTAATCTATCAAGATTCGTTAGAACGACTAAGGCAAAGAAGTAAAGCGTTAGTGCGAATACAGACAAATAATGATGCTAAAGCGATGGCTTTATTATCAGAACAGCAATTAGCAGTAACCTGTGAAGATAATTTTCTGTCCATTCACAATAAACATGTAAAGCCGGCAGAGATTAACAAGATGCTCATAACGTCTGGGTTTGAAGTTAACCATGTAAGTTTCTTTGAGCAGTCACTTGAAGATATATTTTTAAACATGACGAGTGAGGTGATATAG
- a CDS encoding response regulator transcription factor, protein MISIDGVTDKSVLLIDDEEEILFLLKTVLQKEGFQQVYKATTGEEGIRLADQFKPDVIVLDIMLPDMDGYNVCKRIRESNFVPIIFLSAKSDDIDKLLGLGIGGDDYVTKPFSPKEVAFRVKAQLRRQQQYVVNHDQEDSNVSFGDIEVNRKLGEVKKAGRLVELRAKEYQLLTYLIKHPNQILSKQTICEKVWGEDYFGFDNTIMVHIRHLREKLEDNPSKPNYIKTVKGLGYKLLIPRGTYEA, encoded by the coding sequence ATGATCTCGATAGATGGAGTAACTGATAAATCAGTATTACTTATTGATGACGAAGAAGAAATATTATTTTTACTAAAAACAGTTCTTCAAAAAGAAGGATTTCAGCAAGTTTATAAGGCAACTACGGGGGAAGAAGGCATTCGCTTAGCCGACCAATTTAAGCCAGATGTTATTGTATTAGACATCATGCTACCAGATATGGACGGGTATAATGTTTGTAAAAGAATACGTGAATCAAACTTCGTCCCTATTATTTTTCTATCAGCCAAATCTGATGATATTGATAAGTTGCTTGGATTAGGAATTGGTGGTGATGACTACGTAACAAAACCTTTTAGCCCGAAAGAGGTTGCTTTTCGTGTCAAAGCACAGTTAAGAAGACAACAGCAATATGTAGTCAATCATGACCAAGAAGACAGCAATGTATCATTTGGAGATATCGAGGTAAATAGAAAACTTGGAGAAGTCAAAAAAGCAGGCAGACTGGTTGAGCTTCGTGCCAAAGAATATCAGCTTTTGACATATCTTATTAAACATCCCAATCAAATATTAAGCAAACAAACTATCTGTGAAAAGGTATGGGGAGAAGATTACTTTGGCTTTGATAACACCATTATGGTGCATATTCGTCATCTTCGGGAAAAATTAGAGGATAATCCTAGTAAACCTAATTATATTAAGACAGTAAAAGGACTGGGCTATAAGCTACTAATACCAAGAGGAACTTATGAAGCATAA
- a CDS encoding S9 family peptidase — protein MTYIEKEIQFKSDILLKGTLTLPENVTNPAIVVMLHGSGPVDRDENAKQGTINAFKYLADFFANQGIASLRYDKRGVGESEGSYFESGMWDLVNDGVAAVRYAKSLIGINHEKVLLLGHSEGCSLAPAVNKQESVAGMMLLAGQADNVRKATEMQIKIFEKDVQEMKGLLGGILRFLKLHKKAAKKQAKLFEEILASNKAVIRKNGAKVNAKWLREHFNYDNSNDLANITCPIIAITGNKDIQVNPDHVNIYKEKVSGPSVGYIIENMNHILRDQPEPTSIVKMKSIYKNGFTKPLHHELYTKLNKWLNDSGFTSQKQEIHL, from the coding sequence ATGACATATATTGAAAAAGAAATACAATTCAAAAGCGATATATTATTAAAAGGAACTTTGACTCTACCAGAAAATGTGACTAACCCAGCAATAGTTGTAATGCTTCATGGTTCAGGACCTGTGGATAGAGATGAGAACGCAAAACAAGGTACCATTAACGCCTTTAAATACTTAGCTGATTTTTTTGCAAACCAAGGCATAGCTTCTCTTCGATATGATAAACGTGGAGTTGGCGAAAGCGAGGGTAGCTATTTTGAATCAGGTATGTGGGACTTAGTCAACGATGGGGTAGCAGCTGTCCGCTATGCAAAAAGCCTCATAGGGATAAATCATGAAAAGGTTCTTTTGTTAGGACATAGTGAAGGATGCTCATTAGCGCCGGCCGTTAATAAACAAGAGTCTGTTGCTGGCATGATGCTATTAGCAGGGCAAGCAGATAATGTAAGAAAAGCTACTGAAATGCAAATAAAAATATTTGAAAAAGATGTCCAAGAGATGAAAGGGCTATTAGGAGGTATTTTACGTTTCTTGAAGCTCCATAAAAAGGCTGCTAAAAAACAAGCAAAATTGTTTGAAGAAATCTTAGCATCTAATAAAGCAGTAATTAGAAAAAATGGGGCGAAGGTAAATGCAAAATGGTTGCGTGAGCATTTTAACTATGATAATTCAAACGACCTTGCAAACATCACATGTCCTATTATAGCCATTACTGGTAATAAGGATATACAAGTAAACCCTGACCACGTAAATATATATAAAGAAAAAGTAAGCGGACCTTCAGTAGGATATATTATTGAAAATATGAATCATATATTAAGAGACCAACCCGAACCTACGTCCATTGTTAAAATGAAAAGTATATACAAAAACGGCTTTACAAAGCCTCTACATCATGAATTATATACTAAATTAAATAAGTGGCTAAATGATAGTGGATTTACATCGCAGAAACAAGAAATACATCTTTAA
- a CDS encoding lytic transglycosylase domain-containing protein yields MMKYVTAMVFSVSLLIASVVSVLIPKSESIPTAMNNYRDIYVTEKQFDRLAYASENLDSLINKYARKYKLDENLVKAVIQLESNFESNLINVNNNGTKDRGLMQINEATAIILAEKLGFQYDKDVAFDISKNLQMGMYYLSYLKKKSSDIHYVLTAYNRGPTGAKNYYERTGTYETSYSRVALKHYHKFNRETIQVAYKTAKPIPVNSIK; encoded by the coding sequence ATGATGAAGTACGTTACCGCTATGGTTTTTAGTGTTAGTTTGCTCATAGCGAGTGTCGTTTCTGTTCTTATCCCAAAATCAGAGTCAATACCTACAGCAATGAACAATTATAGGGATATTTATGTTACAGAAAAGCAATTTGATAGATTAGCATATGCTAGTGAAAATCTAGATTCGTTAATCAATAAATATGCGAGAAAATATAAGCTAGATGAAAACTTAGTGAAAGCAGTCATTCAGCTCGAAAGTAATTTTGAGAGCAACCTTATTAACGTCAATAACAATGGAACAAAAGATCGTGGGCTTATGCAAATTAATGAAGCAACAGCTATAATACTAGCTGAAAAGCTAGGTTTTCAATATGATAAGGATGTAGCTTTCGATATAAGTAAGAACTTACAAATGGGCATGTACTATTTGTCTTACTTAAAAAAGAAGAGTAGCGATATTCACTATGTATTAACAGCTTATAACCGTGGTCCAACGGGTGCTAAGAACTACTATGAACGGACAGGCACTTATGAAACTAGCTATAGTCGTGTTGCGCTAAAGCACTATCACAAATTTAATAGAGAAACGATACAAGTAGCTTATAAAACCGCAAAACCAATTCCAGTAAACTCTATAAAATAA
- a CDS encoding ABC transporter permease has product MEIMSLIHTEWKKQKRSLLWAFILIIPMGTTGAMFLDMNMRYEDYLYPQAVDKGLNSWELLLLENHQILGWGLFVPIFVAIIAAFIHYTEFRDNSWKQYLSFSIYKSNVLLAKFIVTTIFSFLMITLNTAGLILVGKIIGFPEPIEITMFSSYVITQFVAILAVAALHNWISSYFKNIVIAGLIAFIGLIVSTMLMFQAPHFIFYFPYATALFADGLQGHNQIDAIVGGVVGCVVFSIIGIIEFTKRDIM; this is encoded by the coding sequence ATGGAAATTATGTCCCTCATACATACCGAATGGAAAAAACAGAAGCGTAGCTTACTATGGGCCTTTATTTTAATTATCCCAATGGGTACAACTGGAGCCATGTTTCTTGATATGAATATGCGTTATGAGGATTACTTGTATCCGCAAGCAGTTGATAAAGGTCTAAATTCATGGGAGCTTTTACTTTTAGAAAATCATCAAATATTAGGATGGGGTTTATTTGTTCCGATTTTTGTAGCAATTATTGCGGCTTTTATTCATTATACTGAGTTCCGAGACAATAGTTGGAAGCAGTATTTAAGTTTTTCCATTTACAAAAGTAATGTTTTATTAGCTAAATTTATTGTTACAACCATATTCAGTTTTTTAATGATTACATTAAACACTGCAGGACTAATTTTAGTTGGTAAAATAATTGGATTTCCAGAACCTATTGAGATTACAATGTTTAGTTCCTATGTCATAACACAATTTGTAGCCATTTTAGCTGTCGCTGCTTTGCATAATTGGATTAGTTCATATTTTAAAAATATTGTTATCGCTGGATTAATAGCTTTCATTGGTTTAATTGTATCTACTATGTTAATGTTTCAAGCACCTCATTTTATCTTTTATTTTCCGTATGCAACGGCATTGTTTGCTGATGGATTACAAGGACATAATCAAATCGATGCTATAGTCGGTGGGGTAGTTGGCTGTGTAGTCTTTTCTATTATCGGAATCATTGAATTTACTAAAAGGGATATTATGTGA